One Candidatus Cloacimonadota bacterium genomic window, GGAAGCGATTGTTGTCCAAAAGGTACTTTGCCCATACAACGTTACTTTTAGTGTAGATATGGCTTTGCTCATTGATGCCATACAACACTTCTTTGGCTTCCTCCTCTTTTTGCAGTTTAACCAGAACCTCGAAATACTCGTATTCAATCTCAGGTTCAGGAGCTTCTTTCAGCGTGTATTGATAGGATAGCATGGCACTATAGTATTGACCCAGTCTGCGATACAACCTGGCCCGGTATAGGTTTGCCCTAGCCAAAAGGACTGTGTCCTTGGTCTCGGATTCCAGGATCTGGATCTGGTGCATGGCTGCAGAGTAGTCTTCCTGAACTATCAGAGTCATAGCCCGATACAGATAGATATTATGGCGCAGAGAGAGTTCCAGATCCTCTGTCAGGAGTTCGTTGTAAATGCGTAATGCTTCGTCGTGCAACCCTTGTTCCAAGGCCAGATTCGCCCCGAGAAAGCGCAGATGCTTATTATAATAGCTTTGGGGATAACGTGCCTGAAAGCTGTTTATCTCACGGGACAGTCTCTCCCCGGCTCCTCGTTCATATAGTTCAACGATGTATTGATAGGCATAACGTTCCAGATTGCTGGGCTTGATCGTTTGCGCATAAGCAATGTGTGCAAACAAGGTTCCCAGAACCAAGATTGCCACAAGCACCTTGTATATGGGCATCCATATTCTCCATTTGTTGTTTGTGTCAGCAGAGCGGAATAGGGGTATCCTGTCAATGGCTTTATTTAAAAGCCTCCTCGGCGCTAAAATCCCTGTGGGGATCAAAGCTCTTTAAAACACGTAAATCATCTTCGCTCAATTCTTCCAATGTCATACGGGACAAAAGCTCTCCCATGCCGGGACCCATCATGAATCCCTGTCCGCACATACCTACTGCGTGGATCACGCTTTCATCTTGTTCGCTTCTACCAACGATTGGGAATCCATCAGGTGTATTTGGATACTGACCCCGCCATGTTCTACGAACCTTCAGGTTACGCAGGCGTGGATAGATTTCTATCATTCGTTTACTACACATCGGAAGAAATGTTGAAGTGGAACGGTTATCTATACCCAATATCGGGGGATCCGGAGTGATGCAGAATACTACCTGGCCTTCATTGTTTTGATAAAAGTAGAAGTTAGCACTGCCCGGTGCTTTGCGCATATCAATCACCATTGGGCCAAAGAATCTCTCCACAGGTTCGGTAATACCTGCTTCATGGTTGTCTGGAAAGACCTTCAGATCATCTCCGGTCATTTTTCCGATCTCACGGGCATGATTCCCCGCAGCGTTGATTACCTTTCCAGCTTTATAACTACCTTTATTTGTTATTACTTCACATCCAGTACTGCCATCATGCTTGATTCCTGTTACCAATTCCTGAAAGCGGAAATCC contains:
- a CDS encoding FAD-binding oxidoreductase; this translates as MIYDVVVIGAGAIGIPAALSLAEKGQKVLVIEGEHSPGQQNNKKAIGGIRATHSDFGKIMVCLRSIEILRDWKENRGDDIGWMSNGYSYPAYNEHDAKILQDLMKVQHSYGLNIKWLSAEEYEQLVPGIRMDKLLGSTYSPEDGSCSPLLTTNAYYFHAKQAGVDFRFQELVTGIKHDGSTGCEVITNKGSYKAGKVINAAGNHAREIGKMTGDDLKVFPDNHEAGITEPVERFFGPMVIDMRKAPGSANFYFYQNNEGQVVFCITPDPPILGIDNRSTSTFLPMCSKRMIEIYPRLRNLKVRRTWRGQYPNTPDGFPIVGRSEQDESVIHAVGMCGQGFMMGPGMGELLSRMTLEELSEDDLRVLKSFDPHRDFSAEEAFK